The Ogataea parapolymorpha DL-1 chromosome III, whole genome shotgun sequence nucleotide sequence TCAAATAATTATAATAAATATTATCTACTAATATTATCTCCTAATATTACTTTGCGACAGGGACGTTGTTGTGTCAAGCCGATGAGGCCGCACAGCGCATCGAACAACATAGTACCAGTACTGGAATACGACAGTTACGCTAATTCGATCTGAAATCTCATTCCTAATATACAATTATACCCAATACACCGTACCTAAGCAGAGGTGGCAGAAGTGTACTTAGTGACAGCTCTGGTACcctcagaaacagcgtGCTTGGCCAATTCTCCAGGCAAGATCAGTCTCACGGCAGTCTGGATCTCTCTGGCGGAAATAGTGGACTTTTTGTTGTAAGCAGCAAGCTTGGAAGCCTCGGAAGCGATTCTCTCGAAGATGTCGTTCACGAATGAGTTCATGATGGACATAGCCTTCTGGGAAATACCAGTGTCTGGGTGGGTCTGCTTCAAAACCTTGTAGATGTAGGAGGAGTAGGTCTCCTTTCTGGCCTTGGTTCTCTTCTTAGCATCGGAGGAGGCAGCGGTTTTCTTTCCGGCTGGCTTCTTTTCGGCTGGGGCCTTGGAGGCTGGTTTCTTTTCTGCTTTTGGAGCCATTTTTTAAAAATAAGGTAATATCTAGGAGGGCAATTGGGGTGACTGGGATGTTATTATATAG carries:
- a CDS encoding histone H2B produces the protein MAPKAEKKPASKAPAEKKPAGKKTAASSDAKKRTKARKETYSSYIYKVLKQTHPDTGISQKAMSIMNSFVNDIFERIASEASKLAAYNKKSTISAREIQTAVRLILPGELAKHAVSEGTRAVTKYTSATSA